ACGACAACGCCGGCAACTCCGCCAGCGACGAGGTCACCGGCATCAACGTCGACGAGACCGCACCGGTGCTCACCGGGAGCTTCCCCGGCGGCTGGCACACCGGCGACGTCACGGTCACCTGGACGTGCACCGACGAGCTGTCCGGCATCCCCGACCAGCCCGCCGACAGCACCGTGACCGGTGAGGGCGGCAACCTCGGCGCGACGACGACGTGCACCGACCGGGCCGGCAACAGCACCACCGAGTCGGTCAGCAGCATCCGGATCGACCGCACGGCCCCGACCACCTCGGCGACCGTCTCCGGCGACCTGCACCAGGGCTGGTACCAGGCCGGCGTCGACGTCGCCCTCTCCGCGAGTGACAACCTCTCGGGCGTCGACGCGACGTACTACTCACTCGAAGGCGGCGACGCGCGGCCCTACCTGGCGCCGGTCTCCGTCGCCGACGACGGCACGCACACCCTGCGCTACTGGAGCGTGGACGCGGCGGGCAACGTCGAGCCGAGGGCCGGCAACACCATCACCCTCAGGATCGACCAGACTCCCCCGACGCTGACGGGTGCCGCGACCACCGCGCCCAACGACGACGGGTGGTACGGCGGCGACGTGACCGTGGCCTGGAGCTGCTCCGACGCGACCTCGGGCATCGACGGCACCTGCCCCGCCGACAGCACGGTCGGTGGCGAGGGCGCGAACCTCGGCGCGAGCGCCTCGGTGTCCGACCACGCCGGCAACTCCACCGGCCGGACGGTCGACGGGATCCGGATCGACCGGACCGCCCCGACCACCACGGCGGACGTGGCCGCCGCGCCGGACAGTGGCTGGTACGCCGCACCCGTCGAGGTCACGCTGCACGGCAGCGACAACCTGTCCGGCGTGTCCGTGACGCGCTACAGCGTCGACGGCGGCGAGCCGCAGCGCTACGACGGCGCCTTCACCGTCTCCACCGACGGCCCCCACGAGGTCACCTTCTGGAGCCGGGACGCGGCCGGCAACGTCGAGACGGCCGGCGCCCCGCTGACCTTCCGGATCGACCGGACCGCACCGGTCACCACCGTGATCAACCCGATCTCGCCGGACACCGGCTGGTTCGTCACCAGCGGCATCCCGTTCGCCTTCGACGCGAGCGACGCGCAGTCGGGCGTCGCGGCGACGTACTACACGATCGACGACGGCGCCCCGCAGGAGTACGGCGAGCCGTTCACCGCGGACCTCTCCACCGGCCGCCACACCGTCGGCTACTGGAGCGTCGACGTCGCCGGCAACGCGGAGCAGGTGCGCACCTTCCCGCTCGCCATCGACACCGTCGCGCCCACGATCACCGGCAGCCAGAGTCCCGCCGCGAACGGCAACGGCTGGAACAACGGCGACGTCGACGTGACCTTCCACTGCACCGACGCCGACTCCGGGATCGACGGGGTGGCCGGCTGCGCCGGGGACACGACGCTGGTCAACGAGGGTGCGCACCAGGTCGTCCACGGCGACGCCGTCGACGTCGCGGGCAACCGCAGCAGCACCGACTACGGGCCGGTCCGGATCGACAGGACCGCGCCGACGCTCCAGGGCGTGCTGCCCGCCGGGGCTCGCGACGGTTGGTACCGCGGCGACGTGGCGGTCCAGTGGGTCGGCGACGACGCGCTCTCGGGCATCGACCCGGCGATCAAGCCGGCGAGCAGCACAGTGACCGGCGAGGGCGCCGACCTGACGGCCGGGCCGGTCACGATCGACGACAGGGCCGGCAACGAGAGCGCACCCGCGACGGCGCACGTGAAGATCGACCGGACGGCGCCCACGATCAACGGCGCGCCGACGAGCCAGCCCAACGCGGCCGGTTGGTACAACAGCCAGGTCATCGTCGACTTCAGCTGCACCGACGCCCTGTCGGGCGTGGCCACCTGCCCCACCAGCAAGGCGATCCGCACCGACGGCGCGAACCAGTCGGTGACCAGCGACCCGGCGTCCGACGTCGCCGGCAACGAACGCTCCGGCAAGACGGTCGGCGACATCGACGTCGACGGGACCGCTCCCGCCACCACGGCCAACAACCAGTGCACGAAGGTCAACGGCTGGTGCACCGGCGCGACCGCGAACGTGGTGCTGACCGCGACCGACCAGCCCGGGCTGTCCGGGGTGAGGGAGATCCGCTACCAGGTCAACGGCGGCACGACCCAGGTGGCGAACGGCGCGACGAAGACCGTGACCGTGCCGCTCGACGGGTCCGGGGCCGCGACCCTCACCTACTGGGCGGTCGACTACGCCGACAACCGGGAGCCGGCCAACAGCGTGGCGCTCACGTGGGACAACATCGCGCCGACCGTGACGCACACGGTGACCCCGAAGCCCAACAGCGCGGACTGGAACAACGCCGACGTGACCGTCCACTTCGACGCCAAGGACGACGACGCCGGGTCCGGCGTCAAGGCCGGCAGCGTCACGCCCGACGTCGTGGTCGGCACCGAGACCGCGGGCCGCGACATCACCGGGACGGCCGAGGACGTCGCCGGCAACAAGGGCAGCGACAAGGTGACGGTCAAGCTCGACAAGACCGCTCCGGTCATCACCGGGGCGATCGTCGACGGAACGCTCGGCACCAACGGCTGGTACACCTCCCCCGTCACGGTGCGGTTCACCTGCTCCGACGCCCTCTCCGGCATCGCCACCTGCCCGGACCCGGTGGTGCTGGCGACCAACGGGGCGAGCAACTCCGCGACGCGCACCGCCACCGACAACGCCGGGAACACGGCGTCCGCGACCGTGTCGGGCATCAGGATCGACCAGGAGCGGCCGAGGCTCACGACCGCCGACGTCAACGTGGCCGGCGCGACGTACACCCTGGGCGCCGTACCGAGCGCGTCCTGCAGCGCGACCGACGCCGTCTCCGGGATCGACTCGTGCCGGGTGAGCGTCACCGGCGGCAACGCCAACGGCGTCGGCGGCTTCGCCTACACCGCGGTCGCCACCGACCGGGCCGGCAACACCACCACGGTGACCGGCGTCTACACGGTGAAGTACCGGTTCGACGGCTTCCTCCAGCCGATCAACGACACCGCGCACCAGGTCGGCGTCGCGACCAGCACCTTCAAGGCAGGCAGCACCGTGCCGGCGAAGCTCCAGCTGAAGCGGGACGACGGTGCCGTGGTCCAGTCGCCGACCGCGCCGGTGTGGCTCACGCCCGTGAAGGGCAGCGCCACCAGTGCCGCCGTGGACGAGACGGTCTACACCGCCTCGGCCGACAGCGGAAGCACCTTCCGGTACGACGCGACCGCCCAGCAGTACCTCTACAACTGGAAGAGCACCAGCGCCGGGGGCAACTACTGGCGGATCGGCGTGCGGCTCGACGACGGGCAGACCTACTACGTCAACATCGGCCTTCGCTGAGGGCCGTCCGCAGGCGGGCGGCGTACTGTGCGGACTCCCCCGCGGCGTACTTGGTGCGCGGCCAGAAGAAGCCACGCAGCCCGTCCCCCTTGGTCCGCGGTACGACGTGCAGGTGCAGGTGCGGCACCGACTGGCTGACCACGTTGTTCATCGCCACGAAGCTGCCCTGCGCCCCGAGCCCGTCGACCACCGCGCTCGCCAGGCGCTGCGCTGCGCCCAGGAAGCCGTCACGCTGCCCGGCCGGGAGGTCGGGCAGCGTCACGACGTGGGTCCGGGGCACGAGCAGGACGTGGCCCTTGAACACCGGGCGCCGGTCGAGGAACGCGAGCAGGTCGGGCTCGTCGAGCACGACGTCCGCCTCGGTGTCGCCGGCGACGATGGAGCAGAAGACACAGTCCGCCATGTCGCCGAATCTAGGCCCTGGGACCGACGCTCAGGCCGCGCCCTCGCCCGCCAGCCAGGAGTCGCGGGTGGCGACGGCGATGTCCGGGTTGTCGGAGAACAGCGCGTCGACACCGGCGTCGAGGAAGGCGTCGACCTCGCCGGCGAGGTCGCCCTTCGCGTTCGGGTCGGTGCCGATGCGGTGGTTGGTCGGCAGGAACTGGTTCTCGACGCGCATCGTCCAGGTCACCACGCGCAGACCGGCGGCGTGCGCGTCGGCGACCAGCGCGCTCGGTGCACCGATCGCGCCGGACCCGTCGCGCGGGATGACCAGGCCCTTCGTCGGTGCCACCCAGTCGGCGTAGGTCGCGATGTCGGCGAGGCCGGCGGGCGTGACCAGGTCGGCGTACGTCGTGGTGGAGCCGGCCGCCCTCAGGTCGTACGGCGCCCCGCTGCCGTCGACGAGCTGGGCCAGCGGGACGCGGGTCATCGTCGAGAGCTGACGCAGGTTGGCGGTCTCGAAGGACTGGATGACGACCTTGGCGTTGGGCCGGTCGAGGCCGTTGCGGCGAAGGGTGCGCACGAGCGGCTCCTCGAGGGAGAGCCCGATCGAGTCGAAGTACGACGGGTGCTTGGTCTCCGGCGCGATGCCGATGGTCCGCCCGGTGCGGCCCGACTCGCGCTTGACGAGCTGGATCACCTCCTCGAGCGTCGGGACCTCGAGCTGGCCGTCGTAGCGGGTGTTGTCGGGGCGGACCTGCGGCAGCCGCTCCTTGGCCCGCAGCGTCTTGAGCTCGGCGAGGGTGAAGTCCTCGGTGAACCAGCCGGTGACGCTGACGCCGTCGATGGTCCTGGTCGTGCGCCGGCCCGCGAACTCCGGGTGGGCGGCGACATCGGTCGTCCCGCTGATCTCGTTCTCGTGCCGCGCGACGAGCACCCCGTCCTTGGTGGAGACGAGGTCGGGCTCGACGTAGTCGGCACCCATCCGGATGGCGAGGCGGTACGCGGCGAGCGTGTGCTCGGGGCGGTAGCCCGAGGCGCCGCGGTGCGCGATCACGATCGGCTCGGCACCGGGGTGCCGCTCGGCGTGGGCGTTGCCGTTGCCGGGCGCGGCCTGCGCGGGGACGGCGGCGGCGCCGAGGGCGACGACGGCGGTGGTGGTGGCAGCCATGAGGGTCCTCCCGAGGAGGGTCGTCCGGGTCATGACCGCCACCCGAGCAGCCCCAGGTGGCCCGCCGGGGAGGGGAAGGTGAAGTGCGGGCAGCCGTCAGCGGGCGAGCAGGAGGATGCCGCCGGCGAGCAGGGCGACGACCTTGAGGACCTCTGCGCCGACGTACCACAGGTGCGCGCGCGATCGCGGCGCCTCGGTGCCCGCGGGAGCCGCGAGGACCGCGTCGGTCCGCCGGGTGAGCGCGGGCCGGACGAGGAGCAGCTGGGCGAGGAGCACCGCCACGGCGACGCCCAGCGCGATCCCCGCGCCGGCACCGGGATCGCCGACGAGCAGGGAGATCACGACCAGCACCGCGAGGACCAGCTCGCACGCGTTGAGGGCCCGGAACACCAGCCTGCCGATGCCCAGCCCGACCTGCAGCGTCACGCCGGGAGCCCGGAACTTCACCGGCGCCTCGACGAACGAGATCGCCAGCACCATGCCCAGCCAGACGAACGACGCGGCGGTGGCGGTGGCGTGCGACGCGGGCATGAGGTGATCATCCACCCTCCGTTCGGGGGTACGCCGGGCTCCGAGCGCGCGTGAGAATGGCCCGGTGGCGTACTGGCACCGGACCGCACCGCACACCTTCTCCCCCACCGAGCACGTGGGCGGCGCCTGGGACCGGGCGACGCAGCACATCGCGCCTGCGCTGGGCGTCCTCGCCCACGAGGTCGAGCGCGATCGCGACGCACGCCGCTCCGACGGGCTGGTGGTCAGCCGGCTGTCCTACGACATCCTCGGCACGGTGCCGATCGAGCCGATCGAGGTGGCCGTGGAGGTCCTCCGGCCCGGCCGGACCATCGAGCTGGTCCAGGCCACGGCGTCGTACGCCGGCCGGGCGGTCGCGGTGCTGCGGGCCTGGCTGGTCGAGCCCTACGACACCACTCCCCTGGCCGGCACCGACCTGCCGTCGATCCCGGGCCCGGACGAGATGGAGCCGTGGGACATGGCCGGGCTGTGGCCGGGCGGGTTCATCGCCTCGATCGAGATCCGCCGCAAGGAGCTGGGCCCGGGCCGCTCGATGGTGTGGGTCCGGACCCCGCACGCGCTGGTCGCCGACGAGCCCGTGAGCCGGCTCGCCGCGGTCGCCGGACTGGTCGACGTGACCAACGGGATCGCGGTGCGGAGCGACCCGGCCGAGGTCGCCTTCCCGAACCTCGACCTGACCGCCCACTTCCTGCACCACCCCGCGGAGGGCTGGCTCGGGCTCGACACCACCCAGTCCTACGGGGCCGGCGGGATCGGCGTCACGAGCTCGAAGATGCACGACGAGAACGGCCCGCTCGGCACCATCGCGCAGACGCTCACCGTGCGCCCGTAGCCGCTGGTGTCCGCCGGCCCCCTCCTCGCCGGCACTTATCGGTCACCTGCCCGATCCGCTGGTCCGCCGCGCCGCCCTACGGTGCGCCGAAGACCCCGACCAGAGGAGCCGAGATGACCGACCCGAACACCCCCGCACCCGACGAGATCGGGTGGCTGAGCGCCACCGACCTGGTCGCCGCCGTCCGCTCCCGCCGCCTCCGGGTGGCCGACGTCGCGGAGGCCCTGATCGAGCGGGTCGAGCGGCTGAACCCTGCCCTGAACGCCCTCGTGTGGTTCGACGCCGAGCAGGTCCGCCGGGACGCCGCCGCCCTGGACGCCGCGCAGGACGCGGGTGCCGACCTCGGCCCACTGCACGGCGTGCCGTTCACGATCAAGGACCTGACCGCCGTCGCCGGGGTGCCCCTGACCTTCGGGATGAAGCCGCTCGCCGAGAACCTCGCCGACCACGACGCGGTGATCGTCGAGCGCCTGGTCGGCGCCGGCGGGCTCTTCCTCGGCAAGACCAACACCCCCGAGTCGGGCTACAAGGCCTGCACCGACAACCACCTGTTCGGCCCGACGCACAATCCGTGGAAGCCCGGCTTCAACGCGGGCGGCTCCTCCGGCGGGGCCGGGGCCGCCGTCGCCGCGGGGCTCGGCCCCCTCGCCGAGGCCAGCGACGGCGGGGGCTCGGTGCGGATCCCCGCATCCCTGTGCGGTGTCGTCGGGGTGAAGGCGTCCACCGGCCGGATCCCGCAGACGGTGCTCCCCGGTCGCTACTACTCGTGGGCCTACCACGGCCCGATCACGCGGACCGTCGCCGACGCCGCGCTGATGCTGGACGTCGTCACCGGTCCCGACCCGCGCGACCCGCTCAGCCTCCCCGACCGGGTCGACTTCACCGCCGCCATCGCCGACCGGGACCTCACCGGCGTCCGGGTCGCCTGGTCGCCGGACCTCGGTCTCGGCATCCCCGTGGATCCCGAGATCCTCGCCGTGTGCGAGGAGGCGGTCGGTGCGCTGGCGGCCGCCGGCGCCGAGGTCGAGAAGGCGGAGCCCGACTGGGGCGAGCTCGACCCGCAGCTCGCGATGTGGCACGGCATCTGGGTCCCCGGTTTCGCCTCGGAGCACGACCTGCTCGACTGGCCCTCCCTGCGCGGCGACGTGGACGACGAGCTCATCGAGCTGGTCGCCGAGGGCGAGCGGCTGACCGGGGTCGACGTCGGTCGTGCCGACGCGGCACGCGGGCAGATGTGGGACGTCTTCACCCGCTTCATGGGTCGGTACGACGTCCTGGTCTCGCCGACCGTCGCCACCCGCACCTTCCCGCACGGCCAGTTCGCCCCGGACCACCTCGCCGACCGCCCGCTGCGCGAGCAGCTGCTCGGCTGGTTCCTGACCTATCCCTTCAACCTGTTGACCACCCCGGCCATGTCCGTGCCGGCCGGCTTCACCGCGGACGGCGGTCCGGTCGGGCTGCAGCTGGCCACCGGCCTGCACCAGGACGCGCTGCTGCTGCGCACGGCGGCGGCACTGGAGGAGAAGCGCCCGTGGGCGCAGCACTTCCCGGCGTCCTGCCGCTGACGAATACTGGGGCGGTGCCCGTCCCCGAACCGTCGCCCGGCGCGTACCCGTCGACGTCGCGCCGTGCTCGCCAGCTCCTCGAGCTGGCGAGCACCGCGGTGCCGTTCTGCGCCTGGGCCCTCGGCTACCGCGACGCGCAGTCGGGCGTGATGCGGCCGCTGGTCCACACCGGCTACCGACCGGAGATGATCGAGTTCATCTTCGGCGAGCTCGGCGACCTCCCGCTGACGCGGCGGCTGCTGGCCCGGACCGGGACGCCGTACTTCTGGGAGGACATCGCCGGCTTCGCCGATGGCCCCGTGGCCCGCGAGGTGCTCCGGCCGAGCGGCTTCACCGAGGGCACCTCCATGTCGCTGCGCGGCACCGACGGACGCGCGGTCGGCGTCGCGCACCTGAGCCTGGCCGAGGACCGGGTCCCCGCCAACGCGCGCGCGGTGCTGGCCAGCCTGACCGAGGCGCTCGGCGAGCTCGCCGAGACCACGTCCCGTGCCTCGGGCGTGCTCCTGACTCCACGGGAGCGGGAGGTCCTCGCGCTGGTCGCGAAGGGCCGGACGAACCCGCAGATCTGTGCCGAGCTGGTGCTCTCACGCAGCACGGTCGGCACCCACATCGAGCACATCCTGGCCAAGATGGGTGTGGCGACCCGGGTCGAGGCCGTGGCCCGGGCGTTCGCGCTGGACCTGGTCGACCCCTGACGACGTACGGTGGAGCGCATGCGCGTCGCCGTCGTCGGAGGTCACGGACAGATCGCCCGCCTGCTGCACCCCCTGCTGGTCTCAGCCGGCCACCAGCCGGTCGCCCTGGTGCGCCGCGAGGCCCAGCGGACCGCACTCGAGGCGGTGGGTGCCGAGGTCCGGCTGCTCGACATCGAGAACGACGACGTCGCTGGCTTCACCCGGGCGTTCGAGGGCTGCGACGCGGTCGTGTTCAGCGCCGGCGGTGGCCCCGACGGCAACGCGGCCCGCAAGCGCAGCGTCGACCTGGAGGGCTCGCTGAAGTCCGCGGCCGCCGCGTCGGCGTCGGGCATCCGCCGCTTCGTCCAGGTCTCGGCGATCGACGTGGACCAGCCCGTCGCACCCGACGCCGGCGAGGTGTGGGCGGCGTACGTCGCCGCCAAGCGTGACGCCGACGCGGCGCTGCGTGCCGGCCCGCTGGACTGGACGATCCTGCGGCCGGGCCGGCTCACCGACGAGCCGGCCACCGGCCGGGTCGCGCTCGGGGCCGACGTCCCGCGCGGCGAGGTCACCCGGGCCGACGTCGCCCTGGTCGTCGCGGCCGTGCTCGATCGCACCGAGGCCGTGCACCACCAGTGGAACCTGGTGGGCGGTGACGTCCCCGTCGCCGACGCGGTCGCGCGGGCCGCGGCCTCCTGACCGCGGCCCGCGCAGAGCGTCCTCAGACGGTGTTGCCGCGTCCGTTGAAGATCGAGACGCCGCCGGGGCCGACCAGCAGGCCGAGAACGATCAGCACGATGCCGAGCACGATGCTGCCCTGCAGCAGGGTCACGATGCCGGCGATCACCAGGACAGCCGCGATGATCCACAAGAGCATGCCCATCACTGTTTCCTTTCCCTCGCCCACCGGTTGTGGGGTGCTCGGGCAGTACCCGGGCGCTCGCCCGGCACACGCCCCACCACTCCGGTCAGCGCACGCCGCGGACCCGGTCGAGCGAGCCCGGCTCGGGCGTGCCGGGCCGCAGGTCGGGTGCCGCGTGGCGGGTCACCGGCGGTGGGCCGTAGCGCAGGTGGCCGGCCCACGCGGGTCCGGCGACGTCGTGCTCCGGGTCCTCGGGCCAGCCGTCGGAGCGACGGAGCGACCAGGTCTCGATCGGCATCGCCACCACCTCGGTGGCGGCGAGCTCGCGGCGGGTCGGACGGCGAACCTCGCTCGTGCGGCCGGGCAGCACCCGGTCGGTCAGCACGTCGAGGGCGGCCTCGTGGTCGGCCCCGTCGAGCACGTGGAACTCCCCGAAGAGCACCGCGCTCGTGTAGAGCAGCGACGACTCGAACGCCGACCGGGCGACCACGACGCCGTCGACGACGGCGATCGAGACGGCGACCGGGACCCCGGCCGCGACCCGGCGCATCCAGCGCGACCCGGTCGAGCCGTGGGCGAGCAGCAGGTCTCCCCACCGGGCGACGGCGGTGGGCAGGACCGCCGGGGTGCCGTCCAGGTCCACGAACCCCACGTGGGCGAGCACCCCGCTGTCGAGGAGCGCGTCGAGGTCGGCCCGGGCGTGCGACATCAGCTCGGGCATCCGGGTCGGCTCGGTGCGGCTCATCCCGGCCCCCGCCGCGTCGACGCCGCCTGCACCAGCCCGGCGAACAGTCCGGCGTCCGCGTCCATCTCGGGATGCCACTGCACGGCCAGCCGGAACGGGTGGTCCGGGTCCTCGATCGCCTCGAGCAGTCCGTCGGCGGCCCAGGCCACGGCGGCGAAGCCGGGATGCTCGCGGACCGACTGGTGGTGGTGGCACGCCACCGGCGCGACCCCGTCCAGGAGCGCACCCAACCGGCTCCCGGCCGCGACCCGCACGGCCGTGCGTCCGTAGACGTCCCCGCCGGGGCTGTGCTTCTCGTGGTCGACGAGGTCGGGCACGTGCTGGTCGAGGGTGCCACCGGCGTGGACGGCCATCACCTGCATGCCCCGGCAGATCCCGAGCACCGGCAGTGCTGGAGCGAGCGAGGCGGCCGCGTCCAGCAGCGCCAGCTCCCACGCGTCGCGGTCGCGTCGCGGCCCGCCGGTCTCCGGGTGGGCCGCGGCGCCGTACCGCTCGGGGTCGACGTCGGCGCCGCCGCTGATGACCAGCCCGTCGAGGCGTCGTACGACGTCGCTGGCCGCCTGCGCGAAGGGCTCCGTCGGTGGCAGCAGGACGGGCACCCCACCGGCCGCCTCGACCGAGCGCGCGTACGCGGCCGGCAGCAGGTCGGCCGTGGCGTCCCAGACACCCCAGCGGGCGGGCTCGCGGTAGGCCGAGAGCCCGATCAGCGGTCGCACCGGACTCACAGGGGCGTGACGTAGGCGCCCGAGATGCCGCCGTCGACCAGGAACGTGGAGGCCGTGATGAAGGACGACTCGTCGGAGGCGAGGAAGAGGACCGCGTTGGCCATCTCCTCGGGCTCGCCGAACCGGCCCATCGGGACGTGCACCAGCCGCCGCGCGGCGCGCTCCTCGTCCTTGGCGAACAGCTCCTGCAGCAACGGGGTGTTGACCGGTCCGGGGCACAGCGCGTTGACCCGCACCCCCTCGCGGGCGAACTGCACGCCGAGCTCGCGCGACATCGACAGCACGCCGCCCTTGGACGCGGAGTACGAGATCTGCGAGGTGGCCGCACCCATCACCGCGACGAACGATGCGGTGTTGATGATCGAGCCCTTGCCCTGCTCGAGCATGTACGGCAGGGCGGCCTTGCAGCACAGGTAGACGCTGGTCAGGTTCACCTCCTGCACCTTGCGCCAGGCGTCGAGGTCGGTGTCGAGGATCGAGTCGTCCTCCGGCGGGCTGATGCCCGCGTTGTTGAAGGCGACGTCGACCGAGCCGTAGGTGTCCTTGGCGGTGCGGAAGAGGGCGTCGACCTCCTCCTTCGACGTCACGT
This genomic interval from Nocardioides kongjuensis contains the following:
- a CDS encoding OmpL47-type beta-barrel domain-containing protein — encoded protein: MMSSTTWTRRAAWPTSLLLVLGSLLALGATRSPASASSVSAAVFTGGSGTTSVNGTLYARQGGALTLTVTTSSDTKCVTVSGALSGMQVSDTARSSWTFAFAAGSGDGSRAVTAAASPGFNTPRTNCTGASNSTQASYVVDNTGPTATPALTPVPNGAGWNATNTTVRWTVADAVGGVGVADANPFPDQTVTQNGVTTVSVAASTDRLGNQGSPASVDVRVDKARPTITGTETRNANGTSTVTFTCSDTSPGGATASGVASCVADGTSPASSSRTVTSGTTVTGTATDNAGNSATASVTTAPADATAPTITAAVAPAPNAAGWNRSDATVTFTCADEAGGSGVASCLADGTSPASASRTITTETAGTLVSGTGTDNAGNKATTATTVKLDRTAPSITASTDRAPNAAGWYDHDVTVSFQCADALSGVQSCPAAPTLGEGADQSAGGSATDRAGNTASAQQSGIDVDTTAPVLTGSFPAGWHTGDVTVTWTCTDALSGVAGQPASSTVGGEGANLSATASCTDRAGNTTTRTVDGIQIDRTAPVTGLSGVSNSWTNGSVTVTLAPTDGLSGVAATYYAVDGGDLRSGTSLTLTDEGAHTLTYFSTDRAGNGEQLQSVVVRIDRTAPTIAHLFTPLSYTDGAWTNHDVTVSFDCADQGGSGVASCSAPVTVSEEGEAQQVVGTVTDHAGGSATDTAVVSIDRTDPTITASEDRPADHGAWYDADVTVTFACADALSGVASCPAPKVLHEGADQAAGGSAHDNAGNSASDEVTGINVDETAPVLTGSFPGGWHTGDVTVTWTCTDELSGIPDQPADSTVTGEGGNLGATTTCTDRAGNSTTESVSSIRIDRTAPTTSATVSGDLHQGWYQAGVDVALSASDNLSGVDATYYSLEGGDARPYLAPVSVADDGTHTLRYWSVDAAGNVEPRAGNTITLRIDQTPPTLTGAATTAPNDDGWYGGDVTVAWSCSDATSGIDGTCPADSTVGGEGANLGASASVSDHAGNSTGRTVDGIRIDRTAPTTTADVAAAPDSGWYAAPVEVTLHGSDNLSGVSVTRYSVDGGEPQRYDGAFTVSTDGPHEVTFWSRDAAGNVETAGAPLTFRIDRTAPVTTVINPISPDTGWFVTSGIPFAFDASDAQSGVAATYYTIDDGAPQEYGEPFTADLSTGRHTVGYWSVDVAGNAEQVRTFPLAIDTVAPTITGSQSPAANGNGWNNGDVDVTFHCTDADSGIDGVAGCAGDTTLVNEGAHQVVHGDAVDVAGNRSSTDYGPVRIDRTAPTLQGVLPAGARDGWYRGDVAVQWVGDDALSGIDPAIKPASSTVTGEGADLTAGPVTIDDRAGNESAPATAHVKIDRTAPTINGAPTSQPNAAGWYNSQVIVDFSCTDALSGVATCPTSKAIRTDGANQSVTSDPASDVAGNERSGKTVGDIDVDGTAPATTANNQCTKVNGWCTGATANVVLTATDQPGLSGVREIRYQVNGGTTQVANGATKTVTVPLDGSGAATLTYWAVDYADNREPANSVALTWDNIAPTVTHTVTPKPNSADWNNADVTVHFDAKDDDAGSGVKAGSVTPDVVVGTETAGRDITGTAEDVAGNKGSDKVTVKLDKTAPVITGAIVDGTLGTNGWYTSPVTVRFTCSDALSGIATCPDPVVLATNGASNSATRTATDNAGNTASATVSGIRIDQERPRLTTADVNVAGATYTLGAVPSASCSATDAVSGIDSCRVSVTGGNANGVGGFAYTAVATDRAGNTTTVTGVYTVKYRFDGFLQPINDTAHQVGVATSTFKAGSTVPAKLQLKRDDGAVVQSPTAPVWLTPVKGSATSAAVDETVYTASADSGSTFRYDATAQQYLYNWKSTSAGGNYWRIGVRLDDGQTYYVNIGLR
- a CDS encoding HIT family protein, which codes for MADCVFCSIVAGDTEADVVLDEPDLLAFLDRRPVFKGHVLLVPRTHVVTLPDLPAGQRDGFLGAAQRLASAVVDGLGAQGSFVAMNNVVSQSVPHLHLHVVPRTKGDGLRGFFWPRTKYAAGESAQYAARLRTALSEGRC
- a CDS encoding glycerophosphodiester phosphodiesterase; protein product: MAATTTAVVALGAAAVPAQAAPGNGNAHAERHPGAEPIVIAHRGASGYRPEHTLAAYRLAIRMGADYVEPDLVSTKDGVLVARHENEISGTTDVAAHPEFAGRRTTRTIDGVSVTGWFTEDFTLAELKTLRAKERLPQVRPDNTRYDGQLEVPTLEEVIQLVKRESGRTGRTIGIAPETKHPSYFDSIGLSLEEPLVRTLRRNGLDRPNAKVVIQSFETANLRQLSTMTRVPLAQLVDGSGAPYDLRAAGSTTTYADLVTPAGLADIATYADWVAPTKGLVIPRDGSGAIGAPSALVADAHAAGLRVVTWTMRVENQFLPTNHRIGTDPNAKGDLAGEVDAFLDAGVDALFSDNPDIAVATRDSWLAGEGAA
- a CDS encoding acyl-CoA thioesterase domain-containing protein, which codes for MAYWHRTAPHTFSPTEHVGGAWDRATQHIAPALGVLAHEVERDRDARRSDGLVVSRLSYDILGTVPIEPIEVAVEVLRPGRTIELVQATASYAGRAVAVLRAWLVEPYDTTPLAGTDLPSIPGPDEMEPWDMAGLWPGGFIASIEIRRKELGPGRSMVWVRTPHALVADEPVSRLAAVAGLVDVTNGIAVRSDPAEVAFPNLDLTAHFLHHPAEGWLGLDTTQSYGAGGIGVTSSKMHDENGPLGTIAQTLTVRP
- a CDS encoding amidase — protein: MTDPNTPAPDEIGWLSATDLVAAVRSRRLRVADVAEALIERVERLNPALNALVWFDAEQVRRDAAALDAAQDAGADLGPLHGVPFTIKDLTAVAGVPLTFGMKPLAENLADHDAVIVERLVGAGGLFLGKTNTPESGYKACTDNHLFGPTHNPWKPGFNAGGSSGGAGAAVAAGLGPLAEASDGGGSVRIPASLCGVVGVKASTGRIPQTVLPGRYYSWAYHGPITRTVADAALMLDVVTGPDPRDPLSLPDRVDFTAAIADRDLTGVRVAWSPDLGLGIPVDPEILAVCEEAVGALAAAGAEVEKAEPDWGELDPQLAMWHGIWVPGFASEHDLLDWPSLRGDVDDELIELVAEGERLTGVDVGRADAARGQMWDVFTRFMGRYDVLVSPTVATRTFPHGQFAPDHLADRPLREQLLGWFLTYPFNLLTTPAMSVPAGFTADGGPVGLQLATGLHQDALLLRTAAALEEKRPWAQHFPASCR
- a CDS encoding LuxR C-terminal-related transcriptional regulator, encoding MPVPEPSPGAYPSTSRRARQLLELASTAVPFCAWALGYRDAQSGVMRPLVHTGYRPEMIEFIFGELGDLPLTRRLLARTGTPYFWEDIAGFADGPVAREVLRPSGFTEGTSMSLRGTDGRAVGVAHLSLAEDRVPANARAVLASLTEALGELAETTSRASGVLLTPREREVLALVAKGRTNPQICAELVLSRSTVGTHIEHILAKMGVATRVEAVARAFALDLVDP
- a CDS encoding SDR family oxidoreductase — its product is MRVAVVGGHGQIARLLHPLLVSAGHQPVALVRREAQRTALEAVGAEVRLLDIENDDVAGFTRAFEGCDAVVFSAGGGPDGNAARKRSVDLEGSLKSAAAASASGIRRFVQVSAIDVDQPVAPDAGEVWAAYVAAKRDADAALRAGPLDWTILRPGRLTDEPATGRVALGADVPRGEVTRADVALVVAAVLDRTEAVHHQWNLVGGDVPVADAVARAAAS
- a CDS encoding GPGG-motif small membrane protein — translated: MGMLLWIIAAVLVIAGIVTLLQGSIVLGIVLIVLGLLVGPGGVSIFNGRGNTV
- a CDS encoding pyridoxamine 5'-phosphate oxidase family protein encodes the protein MSRTEPTRMPELMSHARADLDALLDSGVLAHVGFVDLDGTPAVLPTAVARWGDLLLAHGSTGSRWMRRVAAGVPVAVSIAVVDGVVVARSAFESSLLYTSAVLFGEFHVLDGADHEAALDVLTDRVLPGRTSEVRRPTRRELAATEVVAMPIETWSLRRSDGWPEDPEHDVAGPAWAGHLRYGPPPVTRHAAPDLRPGTPEPGSLDRVRGVR